A segment of the Aromatoleum aromaticum EbN1 genome:
AGCCTTCGGGCCTGGCGAGACTTTTGGCTGCATGCCCTCCGATTTTTCGGGCCCGGGAGGCGTGCGGTCATCGGTCATCAGCCGGCCCGGAGAACCTGATGAATCTTCCTGCCGAAGCTTTCCTGACGTCCTCGGGTATCGTCGCGCTCGCCGAGATCGGCGACAAGACCCAGCTGCTCGCCTTCATGCTCGCGGCCCGCTTCCGTCGCCCGTGGCCGATCGCCGCCGGCATCCTGATCGCGACCATCGCGAACCATGCGTTCGCCGGCGCCGTCGGCACGTGGATCACGACGCTGCTCGGGCCGGACCTGCTGCGCTGGGTGCTCGGCGCGTCCTTCCTCGCGATGGCGGCGTGGATCCTGGTCCCGGACAAGCTCGACGACGACGATCTCGCCACGCCGAAGCTCGGCGTGCTCGCGACGACGATCGTCGCGTTCTTCCTCGCCGAGATGGGCGACAAGACGCAGATCGCGACGGTCGCGCTCGCTGCGCAGTACGGCGCCTTCGCCGCGGTCGTCGCTGGCACGACGTTCGGCATGATGGTCGCGAACGTGCCGGCCGTCGTCGCTGGCGACCGCTT
Coding sequences within it:
- a CDS encoding TMEM165/GDT1 family protein, yielding MNLPAEAFLTSSGIVALAEIGDKTQLLAFMLAARFRRPWPIAAGILIATIANHAFAGAVGTWITTLLGPDLLRWVLGASFLAMAAWILVPDKLDDDDLATPKLGVLATTIVAFFLAEMGDKTQIATVALAAQYGAFAAVVAGTTFGMMVANVPAVVAGDRFANRLPVRLIHGIAAALFAVLGIAALAGFGGG